A window from Nitrospinaceae bacterium encodes these proteins:
- a CDS encoding MotE family protein: MNFRLRLFPLTIFTAVLLLSLKGGQFIDGLSTMSGSLQVAQSRAQSSEDAAETEDEADDEDTSDEEANLLDEAVEEEAVEFTEAEVKTLQELAVRRRDLDKREKEIDMRNGLLDAAEKKIEAKIAEMKKLQGVVEGLLNTYDEQEEANIKSLVKIYESMKPKDAAKIFEQLDMKILLDVISRMSGNKVAAVMSKMNPTKAKSVTAELALRRYLPRSNGELGG, encoded by the coding sequence ATGAATTTCAGGTTGCGACTCTTTCCTCTCACTATTTTTACCGCCGTCCTGTTGCTGTCTCTGAAAGGCGGCCAGTTCATTGACGGCCTTTCAACCATGTCCGGTTCTTTGCAGGTGGCTCAATCCCGTGCCCAATCCTCTGAGGATGCTGCAGAAACTGAAGATGAAGCGGATGACGAGGATACGTCAGATGAGGAGGCCAACCTTCTTGATGAGGCGGTTGAGGAAGAAGCCGTTGAATTTACCGAGGCCGAGGTCAAAACTCTTCAGGAGCTCGCTGTCCGCCGTAGGGACCTGGACAAGCGCGAGAAGGAAATCGACATGCGCAACGGCCTTCTCGACGCGGCGGAAAAAAAGATTGAGGCTAAAATAGCCGAAATGAAAAAGCTTCAGGGGGTTGTCGAAGGTCTCCTTAACACCTATGACGAGCAGGAAGAGGCCAATATCAAGAGCCTGGTTAAAATCTACGAAAGTATGAAACCCAAGGATGCCGCCAAGATTTTTGAACAACTGGATATGAAGATCCTTTTGGATGTCATTTCCCGGATGAGTGGGAACAAAGTGGCCGCAGTTATGTCAAAAATGAACCCCACAAAGGCTAAATCGGTAACCGCCGAGCTTGCCTTGAGGAGGTATCTGCCTCGCAGTAATGGGGAATTGGGGGGG